ACAGACCTTTCCCTATGGGAACTCACGTCCATGGGGAATTGGCAGTGCAGTGTGACCCAGGCTGTGATAGGGGACGCACACAGGAGAGGCACTCAAACTAGGTTGGAAGGTCAGGGAAGGGTTCCTGGCAAATATGACCAAAGCGAGTGCTGGTTAGCCATGCTAAGGAGAAAGCAAGAAGCTTCTCAAGCATAAGAGACAATAGCAGATGTCCAGAAATGAGACTGAGCACAGATATTTGGGAACCCATTTTGGAGGCAGGATTGATAAGGCTTGATTAAGGCTTTGGATATGAGTTTAAAGGGACAAATTAGGATTGTTTCTTAAGTTTTTGACTGGAATAGAGGTTTGTCCCATTTACACCAAGATGGAGAAGATTAATTGTTGGAACCGTTATTTTGGGGCGGGGGGTACTGCAGGAGTagatgagatcaggagatggGAAAGGAGGCAGAATTAAACCTATTTGGGACACATTAAATTTGAGGTGACTTTGAGAGTCATCTGTTCAGTATGGAGTTAGATATAAAGTGAGGAACATCGGAGTAAAAATGGTAACTAAAGCTGAGCGAATGGGTGAGACTGAGGAGAGAGTAGtgttgagcacctgctgtgtgctggaTACCCTAAGGAACTCTGGGTGCCAGAGATGAGTATTACACAAGGTTCTGGTCTTCATAGAGCACATCACTTAGTGAGAGACATAGTGTAAGTAAGCAGACCATCTTAACATGTTTTCTAAATGATGTTGGAAGCCATTCGTGAATTTTAAGCTTGGGAGTAATCttgattacattttaaagagaTTACTCTGGTTGCTCTGTGGAGAATGATCTGTAGTGGGGCCAGAATGGAGAaagggaggctgatgcaagagatgaGGATGGCCTTGACTAGAGTAGTAGCAGTGGGAAATGGAGGATTAAAATGAGATTTATGAAGGCAAACAATCAGTATATTCTCtgccagtgtttttgttttgttttgttttgtttttttgtaaaatggggataatcgtAGTGTTACCTCGTGGGTTGTTGTGAGTATTAAATGGGCTGAATGTGTAAAGTACTTAGTTCAGTCAGTATTGGCATGTAGTAAATAGCTAATAAATGGTAGCTCTTataattactgttattattactaCAGCTATTTGattactattgttattactattgcTATTGGCTAGATCTGGAGGATCAGGGAGAATTTAGGAATGACTAAGATTTCTGGCCTGTATGACCTACTGGATGATGCTGAAATAGGGAACAGTAGAAAATGCAGGTTTGAGACAAGGGAAAGTTGATGGGTTCTGACTTGGCAGTATTCAAGTACATGAGAGAGCTTGGGTAATTGGATGGAAGGTGATCTTTGCTGGAGATTCAGATTTTAGAGTTTCTGGCATATAAAGGTAATTGAAGTCATGGGAGGATAGGAGAAATCATCGAgtaggaatctgagaagggagaaaaggacaTCGTTCAGAATCTGTAGGGATACCAACATTTGtaggactgggagaggaagaggtGACTAGGaacaaatgactttttctttcttttttgctaatGGAAATGGAAGTAGAAGTTAGGCAAAGCAGTAGGCAAACTGCATGAGGCAGAGCTaagatttgattctctgcttatGTCAAAGGCTCTTCCATAATACCACACGGCCTCTTCAGTATCATGTCCAGTGAACCAAGTCTCTTTTTCCTAGCTGCAGTCTCTTAGCCTAGACTTTACCTCCCTTTTTTCTCTACCATGATTAGGCTCTTTGGACGCTTTCTTTGACCCTGTCACGCCCATCCCTAGTTCAGGCTATGCTGAGTTTCTTCCTCTGCAATCACCCAAGCCCCATACTTCTCCTGTATACCATACCTCTCACATTATGTCTCCCCACACCTCCCACTTACACCGAGGAGCACTATGATAAATTGGAAACCATCTAGGATCCAGAACCAGACAAACCTTGGTTTAAATTTTGACTCTATCACTTAATAGCTAGTTGTCTTTTGGTAGGCTTCAGCATCCTCATTTATGAAATTGGGTTTATCAGTACGTATTTTGTGAGTGGTTATAAGCATTCCTGAAAATGTATGTTATATCTGCCATATAGGAGACAACTCTGTAAGTGGCAGCAACCATTACAGTTATTACATTAATTACTTTATTCCTGTTACTTCCTCTAATAGCCTGTCCTTTTGGCAGAGACTGAGTCTATCTCCTTATCGTAATGAAAGATCAGTAAAtcttaaatgaagaaatgaatgaatgcatctCATAGGTATTAGCATTTTGCAGTGCCAAGGTAGACATTGTGCTAATGCTTTTTATTGTTAACTTACTTTTCTATTTAGAAGTCTTGTTAGCttgttgtttttgtcagcttcTTATTTACTAAAGTCCATTTTAGCAGAATCTGGTAGCCCAGAGACCAAGAAACCTACATTTATGGATGAGGAAGTTCAAAGCATACTCACAAAAATGACAGGCTTGAACTTGCAGAAGACTTTTAAACCAGCTGTACAAGAACTGAAGCCACCAACCTATAAGCTAATGACTCAGGCACAGTTGGAAGAGGTACGTGAATGCAGGAATATTGTTAGAATACCTTTCTTTAAGGGGTTAAACAACATTTCTAGAGGCCCCTCCAGATGCTTATAGCTATTCTTCCATAGGCACTAGTGAAAGGTAGTACCAGGCATaggactgagaaaagaaatgtgaGTAGTCAGCCAGAGAGGGGCAGGGAACATGGCTGGAATTGAGCAGACTAGGGCGTATGGATCAGGTCTGGGTATTCAGAGAGTATCCTCTGTCCTCTCAAGCCAGCCTGAGCACCCTTCCTTTGTCCTGCTTGCTCCAGCTTCCTTCCTGGAGAAACATCTACTGTGATCTGCCTTGGAGCTGAAGCTTTGGGGATACTGTGAGATCCTACATGGAAACAGGATGTTTTCCAGGCACCAGTGTCCTCCTCAGTACCATGGGTACTGCTTTGTGGAAAACACTTTGATGTATGAATACGTAAAGCATTAATACTCATCTTTCTGattcaaaagtaatttatagtcagcaaaatatatatctctctctccagTAGTAGACTACATGAAGAGTAAAAGTCCCCCTTTTCACCTCCTAGAGGTAACCGCTGTTAACAGTATGGAATGAAGCAGTGTAGTCAGTGGTTAAGAGAATGGGCTTTGAAGTTGGGTTGTCTAGGTTCAAATACCAGTGCTGCAATTTCCTAGCAATTTACTTAACATCTGTGTGCCTCTGgtttttcttatgtaaaatgtagatgatAACAATTGCACCTAACTCATAAGGTAATTGAGGCCATTAAATGAGCCAAATACATTGAGACTATTTGAACAATATCTGGCCATAGTAAGCACCCAAAAACCGcattcttttattctgtttcGAGCAGCTTTTGTAGCCTGGCTTTGCTCAAAGCATTCCTTTGTGGTTTTGATAATGGTTGAGCCTATAGCTGGTGGTCTCAGCCACATCGCAGAGGCAAAGGCCAGGGCTCACAAGTCCAGGTTTGGTGTTTTACTCACTGATTTGTGGCTACAGCttcttttctttgaagttttttgcattttttattagtATCTGCTTTTGTCAGATGATCCTTCTGTTATGTAACCTTGTGGctttccttaataaatattttctttcattaggCTACAAGACAGGCAGTTGAGGCAGCTAAAGTACGATTAAAAATGCCACCGGTTCTGGAAGAGCGAGTACCAATAAATGATGTGTTAGCTGAAGATACGATTTTGGAAGGAACAGAAACAACCAAATATGTGTTTACTGATATATCATATAGCATACCACACCGGGTGAGTATATGTCTACTTGCAAAATGATCTTTGTTTGAAATACCATGTGGAGAAGGGCTTGAGAGATGATGTGACCTGGCTGTCTCTGATGTGTCCAAACCAGATTTCCtctgactgggtgagacccttCTGGAAGACACACTATAAGAGGCATGAGAAATGCAGACCAGCCCCATGTTATGATGCTACCATTTCTCAGCAGATAATAGGCACAATATTTTCCAGATTCCAGATGTGCTGAGGCAGAACAAGGGGTACACAGATACAGACAGAAACCCATCCCAAACCACAAATGGATAAAAATCTATAAGGCAGTGGAATCTGGAGACTCTTTTTGCCTAAGTTAGATGGATTTCTTTAGCTGAAGCTTTTTGAGAAGATAGAATGTTTCTGTCCTATAAATTCCTTGATGATGCCAAGAAACTCAATCATCCTAAAGGATTTTCACTTTCCAGAATTTTCAGTAAGAATGACAGATGTTTCTCAGATAATTTTCAGGCGTCACCACTTCTTCTGTTGTGATTGTTATTCTCTGGCTCCTCTTTCCTTGAttgcaaatttaaaagaacactCTGGCATTTTAGAAATATATCAGTTTTGTATTTGAGCCTTTGtaagtaaagaataaaaagagagtaGTTTACAGTTCAGCCCACAGAATGCATTAGAACACTATAGAAGGCTGAGTTTGGGAGAAGGTCCACTCcatattaatcttttattataCATGATTATggttagaaaatgatttgagcTGTGTTCAACACCAGCCATCTGTATACTTGACATAATGAACATGAGTCACAGAGTTTCAATTTTAATTACAGTTTTTGCTTTGTGATGCTTTAATATATGTTTGCAGTGCTATGAAGGCTGGTTGGGAAGCATTTTGTAACTtgaaagggagaaaggaactTGGAATTCAGGTTTCTCAAATTACCAAAATCCTTCTGAGGAAAAATTGTATTATGTTggcatgtgctttttttttctgattgactGTTGATGAAAGTTTTAATTATGTTATCTTGAGAACATATTTAGAGACTCCTACACCTCTGAAAAGTTGAGAGTCAGTATGGTTTGGTTAATTCATACATTAATCAGGTGTGTATCAATTAGCAGTGTGCGAAGCTCCATATATGCCACTCTGGGTATtgcaaaaaattataatacacaTTTCCTGCCCTTTTCCAGTTATATTATAATATCTGAGGGGTGCCAAAAATCTTGCCCAGCATAAATTTCCAGTTGAATGGTATAAAAAGTAGGTAGAATTTAGAGGAGGAAGTGATCCCATGGCCTGGGACTTGGCAGTTGGAAGAGCGAAGTGACCAGACAGGTGGACCAGACAGCCTCTCAGACATGTTTACGTCTCATGCCAATATGAGAAATCATAGAAGTGTAGAAATAAGACTCCCCATTCTtgggttttttccttttatcccaAGGACTTTAAACATAGATCATAAAGTAGTAAAATCTGTTTAGTTGAGATTTTGGGATAGAGAAATGAAAGTTTGGAAAGGTCATAGCACTTCTTTCCTCTAAAATGCATATAGATGAATCTCAGCTTAGCTTTTTTTGTATCGAACTCACGTTAGCACTATAGTTGGTACTTACTGaatactttcattttagatttctgATTGTCAGATGCACAGCAGTGATTAGTGAAGGAAGTATCAAACCTTGCCAAGTCTTTGAGGTTTAAAATTATCATTGAACTCATATGCATGATTGCATTTTATATTGTTGATTGCAAATTATTCTTATAATGGCCTTAGTGGGACACAGGAACTAAAAATAAGTCCTCACAAACGCATCCTTgattatgtttttctattttaggagCGTTTTATTGTCGTTAGAGAACCAAGTGGCACACTACGCAAAGCCTCTTGGGAAGAACGGGACCGGATGATACAAATTTATTTCCCAAAAGAAGGTCGTAAAGTTTTGACACCAATAATTTTCAAGGAAGAAAATCTTAGGGTAAGGTGActtaggttttatattttagagcCAGTGGCGGCGATTTATTTGTAGAACCAGTTGGCTTTGTGCCTTGATCCAGATAAACATTTCTAATGGTaacttgacttcttttttttttttttgagacggagtttcgctcctttcgcccaggctgcagtgcagtggcgggatctcagctcactgcaacctctgccttccagtctcaagcgattctcctgcctcagcctcccgagtagctgggattgcaggtgcccgccaccacatccggctaatttttctatttttagtagagacgcggttttaccatgttggccaggctggtctcgaactcctgacctcatggttcGCCCCCCCcgctccgcctcccaaagtgctgggattacaggtgtgggccaccacacccggctgacttCTTTCTTAATAGAATCCTCCTTCCCACCTAAGATGGGTTGTACTAGGGTTCTCTCCTAATTGGCTTAGCTGGAATTTGAATCTAGGTGTGACAATTACAAAGCCTGTGTTATTTCTTTATGCTTCTTCATGAGCACGGAGTGGCCAGTATGTGGGTGGGCAGGCCTGTCATGGCATCAGAACAGGTGCTGAACTTCAGTGTTCTCATGTGATGCTAACTCTGCTGTGTGGTTTTTAGACTATGTATAGTCAGGACAGGCATGTTGATGTCCTCAATCTCTGCTTTGCCCAGTTTGAGCCAGATTCCGCTGAGTATATCAAGGTGAGTATATTTTAGTTTCTAAAATGTAGGCTTAAGTATGGTTATGAGTCTGATTTTTAATCTAGCTCAACGAATTTGGTTATAAGTTTTGATacaggggaaagggaagagaaatacCTGAAAATCTGTTGAGTACAGATGTGTGccagatatatattttatcatcacAACCACCCTTGATTAAAGATGAAGGAATTTAAGCTTGTAGAGTTAAGTAGCTTGCTGAAAGTTGCATAGCTACTAAGTGGTAGGGTAGTTTGATAACCCAAGTTTGATGACAAAGTCTATTCTCTTAAAAAGTTTACCATATAGGAATCAAATTATTTACTAAACTTTTGCCAAAGTACAGTGTGTTTGTCTTACAGCTCAGTAAGTATTCATTAGTACCTTCTATATGTAAGGTATTGTTTTGGGCGTATAGGTGATGCCACGAACTGGGATAGGGTATGCTGTGCCAAAGCCAGCAGTCCAGATATGGCTGCGGGGAAAGGTGCTAGTACGTATACAGATAATTATCTCCTCAGGCCTAAAATGGTAGACATTAAAAGATTacaaattctttgaagaaagactTCATAGGGGTGTTAAGGAGGGTTCTAGAAGTGTAGGAAATGTTGTGGCATGTATATGTAGGGGAGTGATTCAAGATTAAGCTAGGAAGGTGGATGCAGCCACATCATAGGTGACCTCAGATGGTAGGCTGAGGAATCTGGAATTCAGTCAGCAGACCTTTGAAAGCCTTTTGAACAGAGGAATGCCCCCATTAGAACCTTCATTTAAGAAGATCAATCTGGAAGGAGGACTGAAGGACTTTTAGTAAGATGGAATGGGCTAGCTGGTAGAAAAGGGTAGTTGATGGGAGGGATAGGGGAAAGGGAGAGTAGTGAAAAGATATTCTTGATTAATTTTCTCCAATAGTGACCAAGAAGTGGGCGCTACATTATTTCCAGTGGTCTCTATATGCATAATTGGTGCTTAATAAATTACAGTTGGCCTGCCAAAAAGTAATTAATATGGCTATGTTTGGTATCTTGCTCCAGGCTGCCACATACTTCTACAGTAGAGAAGGCACAGACTTGCTGTCATTTAGacaaattcttctcttttttacttttttaaagacagggtcttattccatggcctaccatgcccaactaattttttaaaacattttcctagaGATGAGGactgctcaagcagtcctcccacctcagcctcccaaagtgttgggattacaggcatgagacaccgtgcctggccaaaattctTTCTTAGTAGAATCCTCCTTCTCCCCTAAGGTGGGTTGTACTAGGAATGGTTTAAATTATACCTATTGGTTAATGATATGGAGGCAACTGTAAGTAGACGTGGTTTTACTTGCTTGGGCAGCACTCATGCTAATCAGTGTACGTTGAATAATGCTGCATACATCTTTTTATGTTCATGTTTCTGAAAAGTTGCATTTTATGTGGATAGGTTCATCACAAGACCTATGAAGATATAGATAAACACGGAAAATATGACCTTTTACGTTCAACAAGATACTTTGGTGGAATGGTGTggtattttgtaaataataaaaagattgatGGTTTGCTGATTGACCAGATTCAGAGAGATTTGTAAGTATGATCTTAGTAAGTGAAAGAATCATTCTTATTGCCCTAAGAGTTCATCTGTATTTAAGCTATGGTATTTTCCAATGATAACAGTGTACTGTCTCGTGCTTGCTAACCTCAGCTTATGGAGTTTTTCTTTTAGTATAATAACCTAGCTCTCctagtttttgcttttatataaacAGTGCTAGACTCTTGAAAGAGTAAGTGGCTTTGGATCTGTACTGTAAACCCTCAATAATAACTTATCCTGAGGTCACCAATGCTTCTAGGTTGGTGAACTTGCCAGATTCTGAAAGGAGGATTAAATAGGAAATGTAAAGAAGTAGAAATAAGCTCTGTGGTTATTTTCTGGTAGAACTATTTCTAGGGCTTTTCAGTAAACACCATCCTTTAACTTATGAAAATACTTTTGATACCCTTGCTTTTACAAGATTTTTAAGGCATCAAAAAAGCTGCTTTTCAGAGTAGCgtgaaacaaaaaaatatctGTTGTATTTTAGCATGAAGCTGGTGTGCTCCCAGGCTTCTAGCTGGAAATAATAATACAACTTGTAATAAAACTGAAGATAAAATAGTTTTTGAGCATCTTTCTATCAGTTGATTTAGGAAGGCCAAAATGACAAGGAAGTAGCATGGCTGTAGTAAGAAAATCAACTTTCTACAAAAAGCCCTTGCTGGACTCAAAAGTCTGAACTACAAGACAGTTTTGAGATTACTGCCACCTTCAGACTGTTGGTTTTTGACTCCCAGAGTATCCTAACATGTAATACAAACCATATACACAAAGGTAAGGCATGTAGAACTGAAAGTTCCACAGAACTTATCTTCAGAATAAAATACAGCCCATACTTGGAAAAAGGGCAGCATGTCTCATAGAAACAACATTCCTAATGATGATGATTTCCAGGCCAGCCCATTTCACCAGCATATGTAGTGCAATATAATCAGAGGGCAGAAATACACCTTCATACCCCATAACGGGCTGTGGTGATGGGGACGCTCAAGTGACTTGCCTTCATGTGCATTATCTCCTGTGAATGAATTTTCCATTTACAAAGTTTCTTGAGTTTAATCATTCTgaagttgttttattattaaaatagtatGTTCTTATAAAAAATTAGAGCAATacagaaatgtttgaaaattaaagttattGGGGTGTATTAATAAATGATATTATAGTGTTACTCATCACATGTAAGCTTTACATCTGAAGCAATTCATGCTTACTGGGAGGGAAGTTTGGGTACTTAGCTTTTCCTGCTATTCCTAGGTAAAGGCCCTCCTGTGGTCATTCTGAACAGATCAGTGAGCTTACTGCAAATCCCAGGCTGGACAGTAGAGGGTGCATATCCTCACTGAATGAAGCTCAGGCAAGAATTAGGATTCTGCACACATTTATTCCAGACTCAAGTCCCACTGTTAGTTTTTATATtgagattcttttaaaatatttttgaaatataatttatttgctcttgAAGTATGGGTGGGGTGTTAAGCTAAATTTAAATTGTTCTGTGAGGCACAGGCATTATACTTCAGCATGAACCTAATGAAGCCCTGAACATACCAACAGGTAGCAATCCAGTTAAGCTGTTTATAAGGCCACACGCCTAAGCTCCAAagggaattttaattttttattggggAGACATTTCATTGCTACATTTAGTAGACTTTGTTAGATTATACAAGCACAATAGATttgtaatgaatattttttatttccccccCCCAAAAAGCTTTACTATACCAACAGCTGTTTTCCCAAGAGATGGCCTTTAGGGTACATGAGCCTCAGGATAAGCCCAGAGCATTTCTCTAAGGCTTCCAAGGCTTGAGGAATTCTATACTTACTCCCACTGTCACCCTGCCCTTCATCCCCCAGCTCAGGTAAAGGGAACACAGGGAAGGCTGAAGAGTGCTAGCTGCAGAAGCACTGAATTAGGGTGTCCTCAGCCCTCCATTCCCAACTGGAAGCCAGTAGTTCACTTAGTGTATATAGCAGAGCCTCAAGAGCACAAGCATTTTGCATGTTATTTTTATATGCCCTCCAGTGATGAAATGGCAAATGGTGGGAAAGTGTCAGCAGTGTGAGAAGATAGTGATTGTTTGGTTTTGCTAGGAAAGTTTTAATGTTGATAAAAATTGTTTATACATTTCTGAGAAGTACAAACCAGAAGAACTGAATTCTTGTTCTGGCTTTTTCCTAGGTagttgtgtgatgctgaagttaGATTACTGATGTAGAACCCGATTTTCCTTTTAGTctgatgtgtgtgtatgatttCAAATTTGCTTCACTAGGATGCTAGTTATTTTACTAATCCGTTCCTGTGAATAGTCTGGTGGCCTGAAAGTCTTTCCTTGGAACCTTAGGGGGGCTCTTGTAGAGGCATTTGTCTCTGTTAGCAGATGTCACTTAGAGGCAAGTGACTTTGAGCTCCCTGTGACCACCACCCTCCTGCTTATGTGGGATGAAGC
Above is a window of Macaca thibetana thibetana isolate TM-01 chromosome 2, ASM2454274v1, whole genome shotgun sequence DNA encoding:
- the MRPS22 gene encoding 28S ribosomal protein S22, mitochondrial; translation: MAPLRTTVSLWNLLRGSPGMKRVCFRARIQPWHGGLLQPLPCSFEVGLPRCRFSSEAAESGSPETKKPTFMDEEVQSILTKMTGLNLQKTFKPAVQELKPPTYKLMTQAQLEEATRQAVEAAKVRLKMPPVLEERVPINDVLAEDTILEGTETTKYVFTDISYSIPHRERFIVVREPSGTLRKASWEERDRMIQIYFPKEGRKVLTPIIFKEENLRTMYSQDRHVDVLNLCFAQFEPDSAEYIKVHHKTYEDIDKHGKYDLLRSTRYFGGMVWYFVNNKKIDGLLIDQIQRDLIDDATSLVQLYHILHPDGQSAQEAKDQAAEGINLIKVFAKTEAQKGAYIELTLQTYQEALSRHSAAS